In Candidatus Epulonipiscium sp., a single window of DNA contains:
- a CDS encoding Rne/Rng family ribonuclease gives MATDIIVDAGVNQIRVGLVENQKLVELYIDDENRHKTVGNIYRGVIKRILPGLEAAFVDIGHKKNAYLDLRKLQQNLNNSTLNIKQGEHITVQVEKEAMGMKGPKVTSNINITGKYMVLIPRENSIGISRKIEDNTERERLKAIFEQHKIENCGIIIRTDSVGKSEEELIKELNFLKLRWAEIEKKETYILAPSLLYGEISLPLKACRDLLTSQIRKYIVNDRDIYEDVIKFIGAISPHLKDKIQYKEESNLFQHLMIESQIEKALNRHVWLKSGGMIIIDTTEAMTVIDVNTAKYVGKKDMEKTILKTNIEASIEIAKQLRLRNIGGIIIIDYIDMKDKADKNAVINVLEQELKNDRVKASVLGITNLGLVEMTRKKTGPSLTSLLFNKCPLCEGKGMTHSLKYIGDKIQKEIDFIFTQTIYSRITIEANQQVIKWFSSKDTSYKSLTEKKYGKKLEFIENNNLTNEKYNIIKEK, from the coding sequence ATGGCCACTGATATTATCGTAGATGCAGGTGTTAATCAAATTCGTGTAGGATTGGTAGAAAATCAAAAACTAGTTGAATTGTATATTGATGATGAAAATAGACATAAAACAGTAGGGAATATATATAGAGGAGTTATTAAGAGGATTCTTCCAGGACTTGAGGCTGCTTTCGTGGATATAGGTCATAAAAAAAATGCATATCTTGATTTAAGGAAATTACAACAAAACCTAAACAATTCTACTTTAAATATAAAGCAAGGGGAGCATATTACTGTTCAGGTAGAAAAAGAAGCAATGGGTATGAAAGGCCCTAAAGTTACATCCAATATTAATATTACAGGAAAGTATATGGTACTTATACCTAGGGAAAATTCCATCGGAATATCTAGAAAAATAGAGGATAATACAGAAAGGGAACGTCTAAAAGCTATATTTGAGCAGCATAAAATAGAAAATTGCGGTATCATCATAAGAACTGATAGTGTGGGTAAAAGTGAAGAAGAATTGATTAAGGAACTAAACTTCTTAAAGCTTAGATGGGCAGAAATAGAAAAAAAGGAAACGTACATATTAGCGCCGTCCCTTTTGTATGGAGAAATATCCCTTCCTCTAAAGGCCTGTAGGGATTTATTAACCTCACAAATTAGGAAATATATTGTTAATGATAGGGATATCTATGAAGATGTAATAAAATTCATTGGTGCGATATCTCCCCATTTAAAAGACAAAATTCAATACAAAGAGGAATCTAATCTTTTTCAGCACCTTATGATAGAAAGTCAAATTGAAAAAGCCTTAAATCGCCATGTATGGTTAAAAAGCGGAGGTATGATTATAATTGACACCACCGAAGCGATGACAGTTATCGATGTAAATACAGCAAAATATGTAGGTAAAAAAGATATGGAAAAAACCATTTTGAAAACTAATATAGAGGCTTCCATAGAAATTGCAAAGCAGCTAAGACTTAGAAATATTGGTGGAATAATAATTATCGACTACATTGATATGAAAGACAAGGCAGATAAGAATGCAGTTATTAATGTTCTTGAACAGGAGCTAAAAAATGATAGGGTAAAGGCATCTGTATTAGGCATAACGAACTTAGGACTTGTAGAAATGACAAGAAAAAAAACAGGGCCATCTCTTACATCTTTATTATTTAATAAATGCCCGCTTTGTGAGGGCAAGGGGATGACACATTCTCTTAAATATATCGGAGATAAAATCCAAAAGGAAATAGACTTTATATTTACTCAAACAATATATAGTAGGATTACTATAGAAGCAAACCAACAGGTGATAAAATGGTTTAGCTCAAAGGATACATCCTATAAGTCTTTAACTGAAAAAAAATACGGCAAAAAATTAGAGTTTATAGAAAATAACAATCTTACAAACGAAAAATACAATATTATAAAGGAAAAATAA
- the rplU gene encoding 50S ribosomal protein L21 has product MYAIIETGGKQYRVQEGDIISVEKLGIADGGQITFDKVLAVSKDDSLSVGTPFVNNASVSASVIEEGKGKKIIVYKYKPKKGYHKKHGHRQPYTKIKIEAINA; this is encoded by the coding sequence ATGTACGCAATTATTGAAACAGGTGGTAAGCAATATAGGGTCCAAGAAGGAGATATTATTTCTGTTGAAAAACTAGGAATAGCTGATGGTGGGCAAATTACATTTGATAAGGTTCTCGCTGTATCTAAAGATGATTCCCTTTCCGTAGGAACCCCTTTTGTAAATAATGCAAGTGTTTCTGCTTCTGTTATAGAAGAAGGAAAAGGTAAAAAGATCATTGTTTACAAATACAAACCTAAAAAAGGTTACCACAAGAAGCATGGTCATAGACAACCATATACGAAGATTAAAATTGAAGCCATTAATGCATAA
- a CDS encoding ribosomal-processing cysteine protease Prp, producing MIKVNFYLNDDKQLVGFRISGHASYGEYGKDIVCAAVSALAINTVNSIKQFTRDSIEVQSDDEGGFLNVVLLKSPSDKTLLLFNSLEFGLTNIKKRYDKNIQISYREVYLC from the coding sequence ATGATTAAAGTTAATTTTTATTTAAATGATGACAAGCAGTTGGTTGGTTTTAGAATAAGCGGTCACGCATCATATGGTGAATATGGAAAAGATATAGTATGCGCTGCTGTTAGTGCATTGGCTATCAATACAGTAAATTCAATAAAACAATTTACAAGGGATTCCATAGAGGTACAAAGTGATGATGAAGGCGGATTTTTAAATGTGGTTTTACTTAAAAGTCCTAGTGATAAAACCTTATTATTGTTTAATTCATTAGAATTTGGATTAACGAATATTAAAAAAAGATATGATAAGAACATTCAGATTTCATATAGGGAGGTGTACTTATGTTAG
- the rpmA gene encoding 50S ribosomal protein L27 produces the protein MLEMNLQFFASKKGVGSSKNGRDSESKRLGAKRADGQFVKAGNILYRQRGTRIHPGNNVGRGKDDTLFALVDGNVKFERKGRDKKQVSVYPA, from the coding sequence ATGTTAGAAATGAACCTTCAGTTTTTTGCAAGCAAAAAGGGAGTAGGATCTTCTAAAAACGGTCGTGATTCCGAATCTAAAAGGTTAGGAGCAAAACGAGCAGACGGACAATTCGTTAAAGCCGGTAATATATTATATAGACAAAGAGGAACAAGAATCCATCCGGGCAATAATGTTGGCAGAGGTAAGGATGATACATTATTTGCTTTAGTTGATGGAAATGTTAAATTCGAAAGAAAAGGCAGAGACAAAAAACAGGTTTCTGTATATCCTGCTTAA
- the obgE gene encoding GTPase ObgE gives MFVDKTKIFIQSGRGGHGAVSFRREKYVPNGGPDGGDGGKGGDIIFEVDSGMGTLMDFQHKRHYKAQPGEDGGKKRCHGKDGKDLIIKVPPGTIIREAESGKIMADLTGETKKRILLKGGKGGKGNQHFATSTRQAPRYAESGQEGREYWVILELKVIADVGLIGFPNVGKSTLLSVITNAQPKIANYHFTTLNPNLGVVDNPYGRDFVIADIPGLIEGAHEGVGLGYDFLKHIERTKVLVHVVDAAGLEERNPIEDIEKINYELKAYNEELAGRPQIIAANKIDIPGSEENISLLKETFEPMGFKVIPISAAAQKGLKPLMIEVSKLLEKIDAEPLKFEEDFELFEEPKETNEPFTINKSSDNYYIVEGTGVEKMIGYTNLESEKGLAFFQKYLRERGIIDALVESGIQEGDYVRIYDLEFEYYK, from the coding sequence ATGTTTGTTGATAAAACAAAAATATTTATACAATCAGGAAGAGGCGGACATGGGGCAGTATCCTTTAGGAGAGAAAAGTATGTGCCTAATGGAGGGCCAGATGGAGGCGATGGCGGAAAAGGTGGGGATATTATCTTTGAAGTCGATTCAGGTATGGGTACACTTATGGATTTCCAACACAAAAGACATTATAAAGCACAGCCTGGTGAAGACGGAGGGAAAAAAAGATGCCATGGTAAAGATGGAAAAGATTTAATTATAAAAGTACCCCCGGGAACCATTATAAGGGAAGCCGAAAGTGGTAAAATTATGGCGGATTTGACTGGAGAAACAAAAAAGAGGATATTACTTAAAGGCGGTAAAGGGGGCAAAGGTAATCAGCATTTTGCTACTTCTACAAGGCAGGCTCCAAGATATGCTGAAAGTGGGCAAGAAGGAAGAGAATACTGGGTTATTTTAGAACTAAAGGTTATTGCAGATGTTGGGTTAATAGGGTTTCCTAATGTTGGGAAGTCTACACTTTTATCTGTTATCACTAATGCTCAGCCCAAAATTGCAAATTATCATTTTACTACCCTAAATCCAAACCTAGGTGTTGTAGACAATCCGTATGGAAGGGATTTTGTAATAGCAGATATACCGGGACTTATAGAAGGAGCCCATGAAGGAGTAGGTCTTGGATATGACTTTTTAAAGCATATTGAAAGAACAAAAGTTCTAGTACATGTGGTGGATGCAGCAGGGTTAGAAGAACGTAACCCGATAGAAGATATCGAAAAAATTAATTATGAATTAAAGGCTTATAATGAAGAACTAGCTGGACGACCCCAGATTATTGCTGCAAATAAGATAGATATCCCAGGGAGCGAGGAAAATATATCTTTGCTAAAAGAAACTTTTGAGCCTATGGGTTTCAAGGTAATCCCCATTTCTGCTGCTGCACAAAAAGGCCTAAAACCATTAATGATAGAAGTAAGTAAATTACTAGAAAAAATAGATGCCGAACCTTTAAAGTTTGAAGAAGACTTTGAACTATTTGAGGAACCTAAAGAAACTAACGAACCATTTACCATTAATAAATCAAGTGATAATTATTATATTGTAGAAGGAACCGGAGTAGAAAAAATGATAGGATATACCAATCTTGAATCAGAAAAGGGACTTGCCTTTTTTCAAAAATATCTTAGGGAACGAGGAATTATTGATGCCTTAGTGGAAAGTGGTATACAAGAAGGGGATTATGTAAGAATCTATGATTTGGAATTTGAATACTACAAATAG
- the yhbY gene encoding ribosome assembly RNA-binding protein YhbY — protein MTSKQRAYLRSLANNIEPIFQIGKGGVTPDLTKGIDEALEKRELIKINVLNNCMMLPREVCDILHERTRSEPIQVIGKKIVLYRKSKENPSIELPK, from the coding sequence ATTACCAGTAAACAAAGGGCATACCTTAGAAGCTTAGCCAATAATATAGAACCTATTTTTCAAATTGGTAAGGGTGGGGTAACTCCTGATTTGACCAAGGGGATAGATGAGGCCTTAGAAAAGAGAGAGCTTATTAAGATAAATGTTTTAAATAATTGTATGATGTTACCTAGGGAGGTTTGTGATATACTCCATGAAAGAACCCGCTCTGAACCTATTCAGGTAATAGGTAAAAAGATTGTTCTGTATCGAAAATCTAAAGAAAATCCATCAATTGAGTTGCCTAAATAA
- a CDS encoding nicotinate-nucleotide adenylyltransferase, producing the protein MRNIVDEAKTPKSLAIMGGTFDPIHYGHLVTAEAVRYQYNIEQVFFMPTGQPPHKSDKKVTHSEHRYLMSVLATAANPHFNVSRIEIDRTGPTYTIDTIRDLKRDYGEDIELFFITGTDALLHIFSWKDAEELLKLCTFVAVNRPEYNIEELIQRIEIIKKYYESKIHFLEVPALAISSTDIRNRVQKGMPIKYLVPESVENYIYKFKLYV; encoded by the coding sequence ATGAGAAATATAGTTGATGAAGCCAAAACCCCTAAATCTTTAGCAATTATGGGGGGGACATTTGATCCCATTCATTATGGTCATTTGGTTACTGCAGAGGCAGTCAGATATCAATATAATATTGAGCAGGTTTTTTTTATGCCTACAGGGCAACCGCCCCACAAATCAGATAAAAAAGTAACCCATAGTGAGCATAGGTATCTAATGAGTGTATTAGCCACCGCAGCTAATCCCCATTTTAATGTTTCTAGAATAGAAATTGATAGAACAGGTCCAACGTACACGATTGATACTATTAGGGATTTGAAAAGGGATTATGGGGAAGATATAGAATTATTTTTTATTACCGGTACAGATGCTCTCCTGCATATTTTCTCATGGAAAGATGCAGAAGAACTACTAAAATTATGTACCTTTGTAGCTGTTAATCGTCCGGAATACAATATAGAAGAACTTATCCAAAGGATAGAAATTATAAAAAAATATTATGAGTCTAAGATTCATTTTTTAGAGGTACCTGCTTTGGCAATTTCTTCGACAGATATTAGAAATAGGGTTCAAAAAGGAATGCCTATTAAATATTTAGTACCTGAATCGGTTGAAAACTATATATACAAGTTTAAATTATATGTGTAA
- a CDS encoding HD domain-containing protein, protein MMNYDTIRQKLQSALSPKRYKHTLGVVQVSQELGSIYGMDKEKIFLSALLHDCAKDMPVNTKARLCKEYHIPLDSFMRDDIELCHSFLGAEIAKREYNILDREILDAIRYHTTGRAHMTKLEKIIYLADYIEPNRENFEGLETVRRLSYENLDKAVIFALINTIEYIKNNKKTLHPLTLQALDYLTSKKEEKN, encoded by the coding sequence ATGATGAATTATGATACCATAAGACAAAAACTCCAATCGGCACTTAGCCCTAAAAGATACAAACACACCTTAGGAGTAGTACAAGTTTCGCAAGAATTAGGGAGTATTTATGGGATGGATAAAGAAAAGATATTTTTATCAGCTTTACTCCATGATTGTGCAAAGGATATGCCAGTAAACACCAAAGCAAGATTATGCAAGGAGTATCATATCCCTCTGGATTCATTTATGAGGGATGATATTGAATTATGTCATAGTTTTTTAGGTGCAGAAATAGCAAAAAGAGAATACAATATATTAGATAGAGAAATATTAGATGCCATAAGATATCATACGACGGGGAGAGCCCATATGACAAAACTAGAGAAAATAATCTATCTAGCAGATTATATAGAACCCAATCGTGAAAATTTTGAAGGGTTGGAAACCGTGAGAAGGCTATCTTATGAGAATTTAGATAAGGCAGTGATATTTGCTCTTATAAATACGATTGAGTACATTAAGAATAATAAAAAAACATTACATCCCTTAACCCTACAGGCATTAGATTACTTAACTTCAAAAAAGGAGGAGAAAAATTGA
- the rsfS gene encoding ribosome silencing factor — protein sequence MISIAYRALDDKKAEDIKILDIRDITVIADYFVIASGRNAIQVQAMAEAVEEELLKHKYQLVHREGYHSAGWILIDFGSVVIHIFDNEVRDFYCLERLWGDAKTISKEELKSNIK from the coding sequence ATGATTAGCATCGCCTATAGAGCTTTGGACGACAAAAAAGCAGAGGATATAAAGATTTTAGATATTCGAGATATAACAGTTATTGCAGATTATTTCGTTATTGCCTCAGGTAGGAATGCAATTCAGGTTCAAGCCATGGCAGAGGCAGTAGAAGAAGAATTACTTAAACATAAATATCAATTGGTCCACAGGGAAGGTTACCATTCAGCAGGCTGGATTTTAATTGATTTTGGTTCGGTAGTCATTCATATATTTGATAATGAGGTAAGGGATTTTTATTGTTTAGAAAGATTATGGGGAGATGCTAAGACTATCTCTAAAGAAGAGTTAAAATCTAATATTAAGTAA